The DNA sequence TGTTGAGGAAAAGATGACCCCCCCCCATCCTAACCCTCCCCGTAAACGGGAAGGGAATTTTCCCCTCCGTTTAGGGGGGGATAAGGGGGGGGCAAACAGAGTAACATACCTAAATCCTCAGAAGACTGAACTCTGGCACAACGCCGTAAGTAATACTTCAGCTACAGGAGAGAATAGATCAAGGAATGCTGGGCGGTGCCCATCCTACAGCACTACAGCACCGACAGGCCCATCCATAGGGGTGAATCTTCTATTTGCCCCAACAACTGAAGGGTTACGAAGGGAAATCTTGGGGGGAATAGGGTCTGGCCCTATTTCCCCCCCCAAAGTTTGTACTCCTAGCGAGATAATATGATAATAGTATTGATAAGTTGTTTAATTCAGGGATTAATTCCTTCTTTAGCTGTGAGGGGCGTTTATAATTGCGCTCCCTGGGCTTTTTTGGGGAGGAAGCCATCTTGTATACTTATCTTGACTCCGCTGGCAATTTTGACATAATGAGAATAAATCATTCCCGGTTTCTGGTTACCGATTTTCTAAAAACGGAGCAGGAATACTCAAAAATAACTTCTGAGTTTCGAGTTAATTAAAATATAACCTTTGTACAGGCCGGAAGCCTGTACCACCGGTAAATGATTTTCTTGGTTTGCTGATAACTTATGGGTAATGAACCTAGGTTTGGGGACAAGGAGAGGAATATGGGCCTCATACGATTGTTATCAACCACCACACCCTTCGCCAATTTGGATGAACAGCAACTGGCCGGTGTGCTAACCTGCTGTGAGCAGCAGGAATTTCCAAGGGGCTCGGTCATTTATCAACAGAACACCCCAGCCCGTCACATGTACATTATCCTGGATGGTATGGTCAGTTTGGACGATGTGGTCGATGATGAGACAATTATTTCGTATGAGCGCCGCGGTCCCAAAGGGATAATCGGCATCGGTTCTATGCTGGGTCTGAAACTTTATTCCCTCACAGCAGCCTGTATTGAACCTTCTTCAGTTATCGCAATCGACGTTCCGGAGTTGGAAAAAATTTTCGATCAGGATTATCAGGTGGGGTTTAAGGTAATGTCAGAGGTAGCCTATATTTATTTTCAGCGGTATGAGAGGGCCAAGACGAGGCTCTATAATGTTTTCAAAGAAATTCCAGTCCGTTTGGTCTGTCGCGAACCGGTTTAATGTCCATCTTGAAAGATTATCCTAAATCCGGATTTTGTTATAGGTGCGGTAGCTGGCTGTTCCTCCAAAAACATTGAAAAAATCCTCAGAAGAAACTGCCTGGCCATTTTGCTTTGATTGTAGTGGGAATTAATTTTCTGACCAGCGGCCGAAAATCAGATTCCGACCATGAGATTATTTACTGCATCGTTCATGCCCGGCAGGAATCTTGCATAAGTTATCGTTCAATCCCCAATGAACAATAGACCCATACTGATAGAGTATATTTTTCTCTTACCATTAGTGTTTATAAATTTGAACAACTATGTTAACATAAATTAACAATCAAAAATATTCTCCCCGATTTTCTTAATTTAATGAGGAGATTTTTCGATAAGAGAGAAAGAGGTAATCTTGGCGTTGCTGAGGCCGTAGTTGCCTTTCGCCGGGGTTGTTGGGCCAAGGCTGTCTGCTTCCTGGGGTCTCTATGTCAGTAACGATTGTTAAACATGGTAGGTAAAGGATAAGAGAAGATAATATGCCTAAGTCGGCAAAAATCCTAGTAGTGGATGATGAGTCAGCGGTTCTCGAGATTATCCGAAAAATTCTGGTTGATCGGGGATATATTGTGGATGTGGCCTCCAATGGTTTAGAGGCATTAAAATTTTTAGAGAAAAGCC is a window from the Desulfobacca acetoxidans DSM 11109 genome containing:
- a CDS encoding Crp/Fnr family transcriptional regulator, translated to MGLIRLLSTTTPFANLDEQQLAGVLTCCEQQEFPRGSVIYQQNTPARHMYIILDGMVSLDDVVDDETIISYERRGPKGIIGIGSMLGLKLYSLTAACIEPSSVIAIDVPELEKIFDQDYQVGFKVMSEVAYIYFQRYERAKTRLYNVFKEIPVRLVCREPV